One window of the Nyctibius grandis isolate bNycGra1 chromosome 21, bNycGra1.pri, whole genome shotgun sequence genome contains the following:
- the PIGC gene encoding phosphatidylinositol N-acetylglucosaminyltransferase subunit C yields the protein MEPVPGRRWQKVLYERQPFPDNYVDQRFLEELRKNVHARRYRYRAVVFQSGAVVQQLCSVCVFVVTWWYMDAGVLSPQGLFAAALVSSLLGYVLFDAVDGGAGRRASGRARWADLKSTLVFAAFTYGFSPVLKTLTESISTDTIYAMSALMLLGHLIFFDYGANAAIVSSTLSLNMAIFASVCLASRLPRSLHAFVMVTFAMQIFALWPMLQKKLKAQTPRCYVGVTVLFALAALAGLATVSSVGAVLFASLLLAISCLCPYWLIRLQLLKDNIHGPWDEAEIKEDLSRFLM from the coding sequence ATGGAGCCGGTCCCCGGGCGGCGGTGGCAGAAGGTGCTGTACGAGCGGCAGCCCTTCCCCGATAACTACGTAGACCAGCGGTTCCTGGAGGAGCTGCGGAAGAACGTGCACGCCCGCCGGTACCGGTACCGGGCCGTGGTCTTCCAGTCGGGAGCGGtggtgcagcagctctgcagcgtCTGCGTCTTCGTCGTCACCTGGTGGTACATGGACGCCGGGGTGCTGAGCCCGCAGGGGCTCTTCGCGGCGGCCCTGGTCTCCTCCCTGCTCGGCTACGTACTCTTCGACGCCGTGGACGgtggggccgggcggcgggcgAGCGGGCGGGCGCGGTGGGCCGACCTGAAGAGCACGCTGGTGTTCGCCGCCTTCACCTACGGCTTCTCGCCGGTGCTGAAGACGCTGACGGAGTCTATCAGCACGGACACCATCTACGCCATGTCGGCCCTCATGCTCCTCGGTCACCTCATCTTCTTCGACTATGGCGCCAACGCCGCCATCGTCTCCAGCACGCTGTCCCTCAACATGGCCATCTTTGCCTCGGTGTGCCTGGCCTCCCGCCTGCCTCGCTCCCTCCACGCCTTCGTCATGGTCACCTTCGCCATGCAGATCTTCGCCCTCTGGCCCATGCTGCAGAAGAAGCTGAAAGCCCAGACGCCCCGATGCTACGTGGGGGTGACAGTGCTCTTTGCGCTGGCAGCACTGGCGGGGCTGGCCACCGTCTCCAGCGTGGGTGCCGTGCTCTTCGCTTCGCTGCTGCTTGccatctcctgcctctgcccttaCTGGCTCATCCGCCTTCAGCTGCTCAAGGACAACATCCATGGGCCATGGGACGAGGCTGAAATCAAGGAGGACCTCTCCAGGTTCCTCATGTAG